In a genomic window of Polycladomyces abyssicola:
- the tuf gene encoding elongation factor Tu has protein sequence MAKAKFERTKPHVNIGTIGHVDHGKTTLTAAITTVLAKTGGAVATAYDQIDKAPEEKERGITISTAHVEYETENRHYAHVDCPGHADYVKNMITGAAQMDGAILVVSAADGPMPQTREHILLSRQVGVPYIVVFLNKVDMVDDEELLELVEMEVRDLLSEYEFPGDEIPVVKGSALKALENPDSEWADAILELMKAVDEYIPTPERDKDKPFLMPVEDVFSITGRGTVATGRVERGTIKVGDEVEIVGLADETKKTVVTGVEMFRKLLDVAEAGDNIGALLRGVDRKEVERGQVLAKPGSVNPHTKFEAQVYILTKEEGGRHTPFFNGYRPQFYFRTTDVTGVIKLPEGTEMVMPGDNIKMEVELIAPIAIEEGTRFAIREGGRTVGAGAVSKILG, from the coding sequence ATGGCCAAAGCCAAATTTGAGCGTACGAAACCGCACGTCAACATTGGTACGATCGGTCACGTTGACCACGGTAAAACCACGTTGACCGCCGCTATCACCACCGTTTTGGCGAAAACCGGTGGCGCTGTAGCAACTGCTTACGACCAAATCGACAAAGCTCCGGAAGAAAAAGAACGGGGCATCACGATCTCCACGGCTCACGTGGAATATGAAACTGAAAACCGTCACTATGCGCACGTGGACTGCCCGGGTCACGCCGACTACGTGAAAAACATGATCACCGGTGCGGCCCAAATGGACGGTGCGATCCTCGTAGTGTCCGCTGCGGACGGTCCGATGCCGCAAACCCGGGAGCACATCCTGCTGTCCCGTCAGGTCGGCGTTCCGTACATCGTTGTGTTCCTGAACAAAGTGGACATGGTGGACGACGAAGAGCTGTTAGAACTGGTGGAAATGGAAGTGCGCGACCTGTTGTCCGAGTATGAATTCCCGGGCGACGAAATCCCGGTTGTGAAAGGTTCCGCTCTGAAAGCGCTGGAAAACCCGGACAGCGAGTGGGCCGACGCCATTCTCGAACTGATGAAAGCCGTGGACGAGTACATCCCGACCCCGGAACGCGACAAAGACAAACCGTTCCTGATGCCGGTCGAGGACGTGTTCTCCATCACCGGTCGTGGTACGGTGGCCACCGGTCGTGTGGAACGCGGTACCATTAAAGTTGGCGACGAAGTGGAAATCGTGGGTCTGGCCGACGAAACCAAGAAAACGGTTGTTACCGGCGTGGAAATGTTCCGCAAGCTGCTGGATGTGGCTGAAGCTGGTGACAACATCGGTGCCCTGCTGCGTGGGGTTGACCGGAAAGAAGTTGAACGCGGTCAAGTGTTGGCCAAACCGGGCAGCGTGAACCCGCACACCAAATTTGAAGCTCAAGTGTACATTCTGACCAAAGAAGAGGGCGGCCGTCACACCCCGTTCTTCAACGGTTATCGTCCGCAGTTCTACTTCCGGACCACGGACGTGACCGGCGTCATCAAACTGCCGGAAGGCACTGAAATGGTGATGCCTGGTGACAACATCAAAATGGAAGTGGAACTGATCGCTCCGATCGCGATCGAAGAAGGTACACGTTTCGCGATCCGCGAAGGTGGACGCACCGTGGGTGCCGGTGCCGTGTCCAAAATCCTCGGCTAA
- the rpsJ gene encoding 30S ribosomal protein S10: MAKQKIRIRLKAYDHRILDQSAEKIVDTAKRTGAGVSGPIPLPTERSVYTILRAVHKYKDSREQFEMRTHKRLIDIVNPTPQTVDALMRLDLPSGVDIEIKL, encoded by the coding sequence ATGGCAAAACAAAAGATTCGCATCCGGCTCAAAGCGTACGACCACCGCATTCTGGATCAATCGGCGGAGAAAATCGTCGATACGGCGAAACGGACGGGTGCTGGTGTATCTGGTCCGATTCCGCTGCCGACGGAGCGTTCCGTCTACACAATCCTGCGGGCGGTGCACAAGTACAAAGACTCGCGCGAGCAATTCGAGATGCGCACGCATAAACGGTTGATCGACATCGTCAACCCCACTCCGCAAACGGTGGATGCCTTGATGCGTTTGGATCTGCCGTCCGGCGTGGATATCGAAATCAAATTGTGA
- the rplC gene encoding 50S ribosomal protein L3, with protein MKGILGKKLGMTQVFTADGTVVPVTVIQAGPCVVLQKKEETTDGYEAIQLGFEDKKEHRANKPEIGHAKKANTTPKKFVREIRGMNPAEYEVGQEIKVDLFQEGEIVDVTGTSKGKGFAGAIKRHNQARGPMSHGSRYHRGPGSLGPIAPNRVFKGQTLPGRMGGERVTIQNLEIVKVDTDNNLLLVKGSIPGPRNSYVIVKSAVKSR; from the coding sequence GTGAAAGGGATTCTCGGCAAAAAACTGGGGATGACTCAGGTGTTCACTGCCGATGGTACCGTGGTGCCGGTTACGGTGATTCAGGCCGGTCCGTGCGTGGTTCTTCAAAAGAAAGAAGAAACCACCGACGGATACGAAGCCATTCAATTGGGCTTTGAAGACAAAAAAGAGCATCGGGCCAACAAACCGGAAATCGGCCATGCGAAAAAAGCGAACACGACGCCGAAAAAATTTGTGCGCGAAATCCGCGGCATGAATCCGGCTGAATACGAAGTGGGCCAAGAAATCAAAGTGGACTTGTTTCAAGAAGGGGAAATCGTGGACGTGACCGGCACGTCGAAAGGGAAAGGGTTTGCCGGTGCCATCAAGCGGCACAACCAAGCTCGCGGTCCGATGAGCCACGGTTCCCGTTATCATCGGGGTCCTGGTTCCTTGGGTCCGATCGCGCCGAACCGCGTGTTCAAGGGGCAAACGCTCCCGGGACGCATGGGCGGTGAACGCGTGACGATTCAAAACCTGGAAATCGTAAAAGTGGACACGGACAACAACCTGCTGTTGGTCAAAGGCTCCATTCCGGGTCCGCGAAACAGCTACGTGATCGTGAAATCCGCGGTAAAAAGCCGGTAA
- the rplD gene encoding 50S ribosomal protein L4: MPKVAVYDMNGSQVGEIELSEAIFGIEPNKAVLHDAVVMQQASLRRGTHAVKNRAAVRGGGRKPWRQKGTGRARHGSIRSPLWVGGGVVFGPTPRSYAYKLPKKVRRLAIKSALSAKVKDNELIVLDDLKMEQPKTREMVRVLNNLNADRKALVVSGAFDENVALSARNIPGVKFIQADGINVLDVLSHDKLIMTRDAIARVEEVFSR; this comes from the coding sequence ATGCCCAAGGTAGCAGTATACGACATGAACGGCAGCCAAGTGGGGGAAATCGAACTGTCCGAAGCGATCTTCGGCATCGAGCCCAACAAGGCCGTTCTGCATGATGCCGTTGTGATGCAACAGGCATCTCTGCGCCGGGGGACCCACGCGGTGAAAAACCGTGCAGCCGTACGCGGCGGTGGACGGAAACCCTGGCGGCAAAAAGGTACCGGGCGCGCGCGTCACGGAAGCATTCGTTCGCCTCTGTGGGTGGGCGGTGGCGTGGTGTTCGGACCGACTCCGCGCAGCTACGCTTACAAATTGCCGAAGAAAGTACGTCGTCTGGCCATCAAATCCGCATTGTCCGCGAAAGTGAAGGACAACGAGCTGATCGTGCTGGACGATCTGAAAATGGAACAACCGAAAACGCGTGAAATGGTACGCGTGCTCAACAACCTGAACGCTGACCGCAAAGCGCTGGTCGTCAGCGGTGCGTTCGATGAGAACGTGGCCTTGTCCGCGCGCAACATTCCCGGCGTGAAGTTCATCCAAGCTGACGGTATCAACGTGCTGGATGTTCTGAGCCACGACAAGCTCATCATGACTCGGGACGCCATTGCCCGGGTGGAGGAGGTGTTCAGCCGGTGA
- the rplW gene encoding 50S ribosomal protein L23, with the protein MKDPRDIIRRPIITEKSTEMNEERKYVFEVDLRANKTEIKQAVEKIFGVKVEKVNTMRVRGKKKRYGRFTGRTPERKKAIVKLTADSKPIELFEV; encoded by the coding sequence GTGAAAGACCCGCGTGACATCATCCGTCGTCCGATCATCACGGAAAAATCGACCGAGATGAACGAAGAGCGGAAATACGTCTTTGAAGTGGATCTGCGTGCCAACAAAACGGAGATCAAACAAGCCGTTGAAAAAATCTTCGGCGTGAAAGTGGAGAAAGTGAACACGATGCGTGTTCGCGGCAAGAAAAAACGCTATGGTCGTTTTACCGGCCGCACGCCTGAACGTAAAAAAGCGATCGTGAAACTGACGGCTGACAGCAAGCCCATCGAACTGTTCGAAGTGTAA
- the rplB gene encoding 50S ribosomal protein L2, whose translation MGIKRFKPTSPGRRQMTVSTFEEITTDKPEKSLVVTLPKKSGRNNQGKITVRHQGGGHKRKYRIIDFKRDKDGIPGRVATIEYDPNRSANIALIHYADGEKRYILAPHGLKVGQEIMSGPDADIKVGNALPLANIPVGTVIHNIELKPGRGGQLVRAAGAQAQLMGKEGKYAIVRLTSGEMRMIHINCRATIGQVGNLDHELITIGKAGRARWLGKRPTVRGSVMNPSDHPHGGGEGKAPIGRKSPVTPWGKPTLGYKTRKKNKPSDKYIIRRRKK comes from the coding sequence ATGGGCATCAAACGTTTTAAACCGACTTCTCCGGGTCGTCGTCAAATGACGGTGTCCACTTTTGAGGAGATTACGACGGATAAACCGGAAAAATCGCTTGTTGTTACTTTGCCCAAAAAGTCCGGCCGTAACAACCAAGGGAAAATCACGGTCCGGCACCAAGGTGGCGGTCACAAGCGGAAATACCGGATCATCGACTTCAAGCGCGACAAAGACGGTATTCCCGGCCGCGTTGCCACAATCGAATACGATCCGAACCGTTCGGCCAACATCGCCCTCATTCATTATGCGGACGGTGAAAAACGGTACATCCTGGCGCCGCACGGCTTGAAAGTGGGTCAGGAAATCATGTCCGGTCCCGATGCTGACATCAAAGTGGGGAACGCCCTGCCGCTGGCTAACATTCCGGTCGGTACGGTGATCCACAACATCGAGCTGAAACCGGGGCGCGGTGGACAATTGGTTCGTGCTGCTGGTGCGCAAGCACAATTGATGGGGAAAGAAGGCAAATACGCCATCGTACGTTTGACCTCTGGCGAAATGCGGATGATCCACATCAACTGCCGCGCAACGATTGGTCAAGTGGGTAACCTGGATCACGAGCTGATCACGATCGGGAAAGCCGGACGTGCTCGTTGGCTCGGCAAACGCCCGACGGTACGCGGTTCCGTGATGAACCCGAGCGACCACCCGCACGGCGGTGGTGAAGGTAAGGCTCCGATCGGTCGGAAATCTCCGGTCACCCCGTGGGGCAAACCGACATTGGGCTACAAAACACGGAAGAAAAACAAGCCTTCGGACAAATACATCATCCGTCGTCGCAAGAAGTAA
- the rpsS gene encoding 30S ribosomal protein S19, giving the protein MGRSLKKGPFADEHLLKKVRELNEKNEKRVIKTWSRRSTIFPEFVGHTIAVHDGRKHVPVYITEDMVGHKLGEFVPTRTFRGHAGDDKKTKKR; this is encoded by the coding sequence ATGGGTCGCAGCCTGAAGAAAGGGCCCTTTGCGGATGAGCATCTGTTGAAAAAAGTGCGGGAGCTGAACGAGAAGAACGAGAAGCGCGTGATCAAAACCTGGTCCCGTCGTTCCACCATTTTCCCGGAATTCGTTGGACACACAATCGCCGTGCACGACGGACGCAAACACGTGCCGGTGTACATCACGGAAGACATGGTGGGACACAAACTGGGTGAGTTTGTGCCGACCCGCACCTTCCGCGGTCATGCGGGAGATGACAAGAAAACGAAGAAGCGGTAA
- the rplV gene encoding 50S ribosomal protein L22, producing MQAKAVARYVRIAPRKARLVIDLIRGKSVEEALAILRFTPRAASPIIEKVLKSAIANAEHNHNMDVRRLVVEKAYVDEGPTMKRYRPRAQGRASRINKRTSHITVIVSEK from the coding sequence ATGCAAGCGAAAGCCGTCGCTCGTTACGTACGGATTGCACCTCGCAAAGCGCGTTTGGTAATCGACTTGATCCGCGGCAAATCGGTGGAGGAAGCGTTGGCGATCCTGCGTTTCACCCCGCGCGCCGCTTCTCCGATCATCGAGAAAGTGCTCAAGTCCGCCATCGCGAACGCTGAGCACAATCACAACATGGACGTACGGCGGTTGGTCGTGGAAAAAGCGTACGTGGACGAAGGGCCCACGATGAAACGGTACCGTCCGCGCGCACAAGGACGTGCCAGCCGGATCAACAAACGGACCAGCCACATCACGGTCATCGTATCTGAGAAATAA
- the rpsC gene encoding 30S ribosomal protein S3 has product MGQKVSPVGLRVGIIRDWESKWFAGKDYADLLHEDIKIREFIRKRMKDAAISSIEIERAANRVNITIHTAKPGMVIGKGGSEVEALRQALNKLTGKKVHINISEIKNPELDAYLVAENIAQQLERRISFRRAMKQAIQRTLRAGAKGIRTQVSGRLGGADIARTEGYSEGTVPLHTLRADIDYGFAEAHTTYGRIGVKVWIYRGEVLPKKKKGDAEGGE; this is encoded by the coding sequence GTGGGTCAAAAGGTAAGCCCGGTAGGTTTGCGGGTTGGCATCATCCGTGACTGGGAATCCAAATGGTTTGCCGGGAAAGATTATGCCGACCTGTTGCACGAGGACATCAAGATTCGAGAGTTCATTCGCAAACGGATGAAAGACGCCGCGATCTCGAGCATCGAGATTGAGCGGGCAGCCAACCGCGTCAACATCACCATTCACACCGCGAAACCGGGGATGGTGATCGGGAAGGGCGGTTCGGAAGTCGAAGCATTGCGTCAAGCGCTGAACAAATTGACCGGTAAAAAAGTGCACATCAACATCAGCGAAATCAAAAATCCGGAACTGGACGCCTATCTGGTGGCGGAAAACATCGCGCAACAACTGGAGCGCCGTATTTCCTTCCGCCGTGCGATGAAACAGGCGATCCAACGCACCTTGCGCGCTGGAGCGAAAGGGATTCGCACCCAAGTGAGCGGACGTCTGGGTGGTGCGGACATTGCGCGTACGGAAGGCTACAGCGAAGGTACGGTGCCGCTTCACACTCTGCGTGCGGATATTGACTACGGTTTTGCCGAAGCGCACACGACCTACGGACGGATTGGCGTGAAAGTGTGGATTTATCGCGGTGAAGTGCTTCCCAAGAAGAAAAAAGGAGACGCGGAAGGGGGCGAATAA